The following proteins come from a genomic window of Nocardiopsis sp. YSL2:
- a CDS encoding acyl-CoA dehydrogenase family protein: MTVPRLTPSALTAHLEHSEPFTEPVLARLDEAEEFPLAACRELDRIGVPRYYVPQALGGWLGDYTDLIRVIRAVSRRDLTVAIAHVKTFLGGATSWVAAEEAPGGRVEESARRLADRIAGGAVVSWALTEPDRGSDLRSGRTVAERTPSGYRLTGRKWPVNNATRSDLVSVLARTGTGSGTRDFTLVLVDKGTLAGGYEHLPKARTVGIRGADISGIAFDGAVVAEESTVGEPGTGFELVLKAFQLTRTICAGLSLGAADHALDVTWDFVRRRHLYGKALRGFPHVRARFGELFAARHTVEALSMAAGRAVHALPEEMSLYSAVVKALVPEIVDDVVIGCGELLGSRAFLREELRSGSFQKLERDHRIVGIFDGNRYVNRQSLIRQFPRLGMCWRNGALQERGLRAAVDPHAPLPRSGRLRMISRTGCSLLQALPHAVDELRATGVAPATLRSAQRVLDLCDRMHARFADDDTRAARIGAHLFDTARSYELCVAASAVVHAFLNRVGRGGTDTEFDELCLRASLAFVLSRLDGRLDEEARAVYGAVADALEVHLGQAAGLPSLMEEEELRR; encoded by the coding sequence GTGACGGTGCCCCGCCTGACCCCCTCGGCACTGACCGCACACCTGGAGCACTCCGAGCCCTTCACCGAACCCGTCCTGGCGCGCTTGGACGAGGCCGAGGAGTTCCCGCTCGCGGCCTGCCGAGAACTCGACCGGATCGGGGTCCCCCGCTACTACGTACCCCAGGCCCTGGGCGGATGGCTGGGGGACTACACCGATCTGATCCGTGTGATCCGCGCCGTCTCCCGCAGGGACCTGACGGTGGCGATCGCCCACGTCAAGACCTTTCTGGGCGGGGCGACGAGCTGGGTCGCCGCCGAGGAGGCCCCCGGGGGCCGCGTCGAGGAGTCGGCCCGGCGCCTGGCCGACCGGATCGCCGGGGGCGCCGTGGTCTCCTGGGCCCTCACCGAACCGGACCGCGGCAGTGACCTGCGCTCCGGTCGGACGGTCGCCGAGCGCACACCCTCGGGCTACCGCCTCACCGGACGCAAGTGGCCGGTCAACAACGCCACGCGCAGCGACCTGGTGAGCGTCCTGGCCCGCACCGGGACCGGGAGCGGAACCCGGGACTTCACGCTTGTCCTGGTCGACAAGGGCACCCTCGCCGGGGGCTACGAGCACCTCCCCAAGGCGCGCACCGTCGGCATCCGGGGCGCGGATATCAGCGGGATCGCCTTCGACGGCGCCGTCGTCGCGGAGGAGAGCACCGTCGGCGAACCCGGGACCGGGTTCGAGCTGGTCCTCAAGGCGTTCCAGCTCACCCGTACCATCTGCGCGGGTCTGTCCCTGGGAGCCGCCGACCACGCTCTCGACGTGACCTGGGACTTCGTACGGCGGCGGCACCTGTACGGCAAGGCCCTGCGAGGCTTTCCGCACGTACGCGCCAGGTTCGGTGAGCTGTTCGCCGCACGCCACACCGTCGAGGCGCTGTCGATGGCGGCGGGCCGGGCGGTGCACGCCCTGCCGGAGGAGATGAGCCTCTACTCCGCGGTGGTCAAGGCGCTGGTGCCGGAGATCGTCGACGACGTCGTCATCGGATGCGGGGAGCTGCTCGGATCCCGTGCCTTCCTGCGGGAGGAGCTGCGGTCGGGAAGCTTCCAGAAGCTGGAACGGGACCACCGGATCGTCGGCATCTTCGATGGCAACCGCTACGTCAACCGCCAGTCGCTGATCCGGCAGTTCCCCCGGTTGGGCATGTGCTGGCGCAACGGTGCACTCCAGGAGCGGGGGCTGCGCGCCGCAGTCGATCCGCACGCTCCCCTGCCCCGGAGCGGTCGGCTCCGGATGATCTCGCGCACCGGCTGCAGTCTGCTGCAGGCCCTGCCGCACGCGGTGGACGAACTGCGCGCCACGGGGGTCGCGCCGGCCACGCTCCGGTCAGCGCAGCGTGTCCTGGACCTGTGCGACCGGATGCACGCGCGCTTCGCCGACGACGACACGCGGGCCGCGCGGATCGGTGCGCACCTGTTCGACACGGCCAGGTCCTACGAGCTCTGTGTCGCGGCCTCGGCGGTCGTCCACGCGTTCCTGAACCGCGTCGGCCGAGGGGGGACGGACACCGAGTTCGACGAGCTGTGCCTGCGGGCGTCCCTGGCCTTCGTCCTCTCCAGGCTGGACGGCCGCCTCGACGAGGAGGCCCGGGCGGTGTACGGCGCCGTCGCCGACGCGCTGGAGGTCCACCTCGGCCAGGCGGCCGGGTTGCCGAGTCTCATGGAGGAAGAGGAGCTCCGCCGATGA
- a CDS encoding fatty acyl-AMP ligase, with product MDVLPKAGPDPTLVSCLRAHARSVPEKEAVSFAARPLENSVETLDYAALDRGARRVAALLQRDFSLGERALLLYPPGTAFFTAFIGCLYAGVVPAVAPLPDGQRHRNDRSGEMVRSIGASALLTEESAAEDTRAWIGALADAPPIIVTDRLGDLPSPDTWVDPEVGPDHVAFLQFTSGSTSTPRGVVVRHHNILDNAEHFSRVNGCGFENRFGGWLPMHHDFGLLSMFLFPLYYGASTVHMPASAFLRRPHSWFHLIDHFGLDFSSSPNFGYDLCVRRVTDEQAEGIDLSRWRWAIDGAEPVLPATLRRFSERFQGFGFRPGTLVPGYGLAEATLMVTCDAGDEPPTVLRADAARLEKGEVHPVPEDEPGRELVRCGDIRTPGSDTRLLIVDPDTGDVLPDGAVGEIWISGSSVTHGYWNRPEETRASFDAATSDGRRGFLRTGDLAAVHDGGLYVTGRMKEVLIYHGRNIYPHDLEAAARSADTRLEHGIGAAFTVRGAEDREEIVLVHEARPRGADADQIEEVLTRIHRRVSRESGVALGAIVLVRRGGVKRTTSGKIQRLKMRSAFLAGDLKPVAVRISPALGDSVPDALNRVRGEKR from the coding sequence ATGGATGTTCTTCCGAAAGCCGGACCAGATCCCACTCTGGTCTCCTGTCTGAGGGCGCACGCGCGTTCGGTTCCGGAGAAGGAAGCCGTCAGTTTCGCGGCCAGGCCCTTGGAGAACTCGGTAGAGACCCTCGACTACGCGGCACTCGACCGGGGCGCCCGCCGCGTGGCGGCCCTGCTGCAACGGGACTTCTCCCTCGGGGAGCGGGCGCTGTTGCTGTACCCGCCGGGCACGGCGTTCTTCACGGCCTTCATCGGGTGCCTCTACGCCGGGGTCGTCCCGGCGGTCGCACCACTGCCGGACGGCCAGCGGCACCGCAACGACCGGTCGGGAGAGATGGTGCGCAGTATCGGCGCGTCCGCACTGCTGACCGAGGAGTCGGCGGCCGAGGACACCAGGGCGTGGATCGGTGCGCTCGCGGACGCCCCTCCGATCATCGTGACCGACCGACTCGGGGATCTTCCGTCACCTGACACCTGGGTCGACCCCGAGGTCGGACCCGACCACGTCGCCTTCCTGCAGTTCACCTCCGGATCGACGAGCACGCCCCGCGGGGTCGTGGTGCGCCACCACAACATCCTCGACAACGCCGAGCACTTCAGCCGGGTCAACGGGTGCGGATTCGAGAACCGTTTCGGCGGCTGGCTGCCGATGCACCATGATTTCGGCCTGCTGTCCATGTTCCTGTTCCCCCTCTACTACGGAGCGAGCACCGTCCACATGCCCGCGTCCGCCTTTCTGCGGCGTCCGCATTCCTGGTTCCACCTGATCGACCACTTCGGCCTCGACTTCTCCTCGTCTCCGAACTTCGGGTACGACCTGTGCGTCCGCCGTGTCACCGATGAGCAGGCCGAGGGGATCGACCTCTCGCGGTGGAGGTGGGCGATCGACGGTGCCGAACCGGTGCTGCCCGCGACCCTGCGCCGGTTCTCGGAGCGGTTCCAGGGCTTCGGATTCCGCCCCGGGACCCTGGTCCCGGGCTACGGACTCGCGGAAGCCACGCTCATGGTGACCTGCGACGCCGGGGACGAGCCGCCCACCGTGCTCCGCGCCGACGCGGCCCGCCTGGAGAAGGGCGAGGTCCACCCGGTCCCGGAGGACGAGCCCGGACGCGAACTCGTGCGCTGCGGCGACATCCGGACCCCGGGTTCGGACACGCGGCTGCTGATCGTCGACCCGGACACCGGAGACGTCCTGCCCGACGGCGCGGTGGGGGAGATCTGGATCAGCGGCTCCAGCGTGACCCACGGGTACTGGAACCGGCCCGAGGAGACCCGGGCGTCGTTCGACGCGGCCACGTCCGACGGGCGGAGGGGGTTCCTCCGTACGGGAGACCTGGCCGCGGTCCATGACGGAGGGCTCTACGTCACCGGCCGGATGAAGGAAGTCCTCATCTACCACGGCCGCAACATCTACCCGCACGACCTCGAAGCCGCGGCCCGCTCGGCGGACACACGCCTGGAGCACGGCATCGGTGCGGCCTTCACCGTGCGCGGTGCCGAGGACAGGGAGGAGATCGTCCTCGTCCACGAAGCGCGGCCGCGCGGTGCCGACGCCGATCAGATCGAGGAGGTGCTCACCCGGATCCACCGGAGGGTCTCGCGGGAGTCCGGTGTGGCCCTGGGCGCCATCGTGCTCGTGCGCCGCGGCGGGGTCAAGCGCACCACCAGCGGAAAGATCCAGCGCTTGAAGATGCGTTCGGCCTTCCTCGCCGGAGACCTCAAACCGGTGGCGGTACGGATCTCGCCCGCGCTGGGCGACTCCGTCCCGGACGCCCTGAACCGTGTCCGGGGTGAGAAGCGGTGA
- a CDS encoding LuxR C-terminal-related transcriptional regulator, producing the protein MTVSEAEDNFLTNQVPASAAHEVELLRRYPDRLVGVQVILSVADSVLRQGMQTLLSEFPFWGLRTSLNVQDVDFGSIDPSRSVLILADSDAGSVQWSDIPLSCKVLILVGDTARIDLLKNFSRADGFLLQGKLDSAILADAVPRVLSGDFPMPSEVARILLSQESSQDPSLARPTRMTERQRETLLLLSEGLSNRQIGLRLRISEHGAKRLVTSVLAKLDAPNRASAVASAMRQGIL; encoded by the coding sequence ATGACCGTCAGTGAAGCAGAAGACAACTTCTTGACCAATCAGGTTCCCGCATCGGCGGCGCACGAAGTGGAGCTGCTGCGGAGATACCCGGACCGCCTGGTCGGCGTGCAGGTGATTCTCTCGGTCGCCGACAGTGTGTTGAGGCAGGGCATGCAGACCCTCCTGTCAGAATTCCCCTTCTGGGGGCTGCGTACTTCACTGAACGTGCAGGACGTCGACTTCGGGTCGATCGATCCGTCCCGCTCCGTCCTGATCCTTGCTGATTCCGATGCCGGATCCGTCCAGTGGTCCGACATCCCCCTCTCGTGCAAAGTCCTCATCCTGGTCGGAGATACGGCAAGAATCGACCTGCTGAAGAACTTCTCCAGGGCGGACGGTTTTCTCCTCCAGGGCAAGCTGGATTCCGCAATCCTTGCCGATGCGGTGCCCCGTGTACTTTCCGGAGATTTTCCGATGCCCTCCGAAGTGGCGAGGATACTTCTGTCCCAGGAGTCGTCCCAGGACCCCTCACTGGCGCGTCCCACACGGATGACCGAGCGTCAGCGTGAAACCCTGCTTCTGCTGTCAGAAGGACTCAGCAATCGACAGATCGGACTGCGCCTTCGTATTTCAGAACACGGCGCCAAGCGGTTGGTGACGAGCGTGCTGGCCAAACTCGATGCCCCTAACCGTGCTTCTGCCGTCGCCTCGGCCATGCGTCAGGGGATCTTGTGA
- the putP gene encoding sodium/proline symporter PutP, translated as MNNSVLGSIATFGVYLAVMVAIGLWVYRRTVSQSDFVLGGRQLNPWVAGLSANASDFSGWLLLGLPGAIYVSGLGEAWIAVGLAAGFAGSWILLAPRLRVYTERVTDSRVGGDSDSLTLSSFLENRFNDRTRLLRGISAVLIIVFYFFYVASGLVAMAALFDQVFGLAPAPAIAIGLSIVVLYTVLGGFLAVSYTDVIQAAMMWLALLVVPVMAIVALGGFGGVAESVSANHEGLMSAVGGAALDTELGEWVATDTLGWVVIVSGLAWGLGYFGQPHILARFMGIRSVKDIRVAGTVSVAWAVTAMTLAVVVGFIGIAYFGTPLENPEQVFPQLIEALTHPLVAGILLAAILAAVMSTADSQLLVAASSLTEDGYKAFVDRDADPRTLLWISRGTVLAVAVAAAGIALWGNQSVMDLVGYAWAGFGAGFGPVLLLAMFWKRMTAIGAMAGMVVGGGTAILWDILDTNYFGTGLYAMVPAVILSFLAIVLFNGLGRVTGAMESDFDRVEAEVRAAKSGPAPDEVSAG; from the coding sequence GTGAACAACTCCGTTCTCGGCTCGATCGCCACCTTCGGCGTGTATCTCGCCGTGATGGTGGCCATCGGTCTGTGGGTGTACAGGCGCACCGTCTCGCAGTCGGACTTCGTCCTCGGCGGTCGCCAGCTCAACCCGTGGGTCGCCGGTCTGAGCGCCAACGCCTCGGACTTCAGCGGCTGGCTCCTGCTCGGCCTGCCCGGCGCCATCTACGTGTCCGGTCTCGGCGAGGCCTGGATCGCGGTCGGACTGGCCGCCGGCTTCGCGGGCAGCTGGATCCTGCTCGCGCCCCGGCTGCGCGTGTACACCGAGCGCGTCACCGACTCCCGGGTGGGCGGCGACTCCGACTCGCTGACCCTGTCCTCCTTCCTGGAGAACCGCTTCAACGACAGGACCCGTCTGCTGCGCGGCATCTCGGCCGTCCTGATCATCGTCTTCTACTTCTTCTACGTCGCCTCCGGCCTCGTCGCCATGGCCGCCCTCTTCGACCAGGTCTTCGGCCTGGCCCCGGCGCCCGCCATCGCGATCGGCCTCAGCATCGTGGTGCTCTACACCGTGCTCGGCGGCTTCCTCGCCGTCTCCTACACCGACGTCATCCAGGCCGCCATGATGTGGCTGGCACTGCTGGTCGTCCCGGTCATGGCGATCGTCGCCCTGGGCGGCTTCGGCGGCGTGGCCGAGAGCGTCAGCGCGAACCACGAGGGCCTGATGTCGGCCGTCGGCGGTGCCGCGCTCGACACCGAACTGGGTGAGTGGGTCGCCACCGACACGCTGGGCTGGGTCGTCATCGTCTCCGGTCTGGCCTGGGGCCTCGGCTACTTCGGCCAGCCGCACATCCTCGCCCGCTTCATGGGCATCCGCTCCGTCAAGGACATCCGCGTGGCCGGCACGGTCAGCGTCGCCTGGGCCGTCACCGCCATGACCCTGGCCGTCGTGGTCGGCTTCATCGGCATCGCGTACTTCGGCACCCCGCTCGAGAACCCCGAGCAGGTCTTCCCGCAGCTGATCGAGGCGCTCACCCACCCGCTGGTCGCCGGAATCCTGCTGGCCGCGATCCTCGCCGCCGTCATGAGCACCGCCGACTCGCAGCTGCTGGTCGCCGCCTCCTCCCTCACCGAGGACGGGTACAAGGCCTTCGTGGACCGCGACGCCGACCCGCGCACCCTGCTGTGGATCAGCCGCGGCACCGTGCTGGCGGTCGCGGTCGCCGCAGCGGGCATCGCCCTGTGGGGCAACCAGTCCGTCATGGACCTGGTGGGCTACGCCTGGGCCGGGTTCGGTGCCGGGTTCGGTCCGGTCCTCCTCCTGGCGATGTTCTGGAAGCGGATGACCGCGATCGGCGCGATGGCCGGCATGGTCGTCGGCGGCGGCACCGCGATCCTGTGGGACATCCTGGACACGAACTACTTCGGGACCGGTCTGTACGCGATGGTTCCGGCCGTGATCCTGAGCTTCCTGGCCATCGTGCTCTTCAACGGCCTCGGCAGGGTGACCGGGGCGATGGAGAGCGACTTCGACCGCGTCGAGGCCGAGGTCCGCGCGGCCAAGTCCGGCCCCGCGCCCGACGAGGTCTCCGCGGGCTGA
- a CDS encoding putative glycolipid-binding domain-containing protein, producing the protein MSSLTKHPAAWTRTDVPEGLGLGALIPEPGGFRLEGGETVVEGEERFFTRFTVRTDLAWTTREVRVEVVSREGLTSVTLTARDGHWTDAAGRPVPELVGCQDTDVAATPLTNTLPIRRLGLRPGEYRDIAVAWIDIPSLRIRRVRQRYTRHPPENGLEHYTYRDPHHGEYHLSVDGDGVVVDYERFARRLRPEE; encoded by the coding sequence ATGTCGTCACTGACGAAACACCCAGCCGCATGGACTCGCACCGACGTGCCCGAAGGACTCGGCCTCGGTGCCCTCATCCCCGAGCCCGGCGGCTTCCGTCTGGAAGGGGGCGAGACCGTGGTCGAGGGCGAGGAACGCTTCTTCACCCGCTTCACGGTCCGCACCGACCTGGCCTGGACGACGCGCGAGGTGCGTGTGGAGGTCGTCTCCCGCGAAGGGCTGACCTCCGTCACGCTCACCGCGCGGGACGGGCACTGGACCGACGCCGCGGGCCGCCCCGTCCCCGAGCTCGTCGGCTGCCAGGACACCGACGTCGCCGCCACTCCGCTCACCAACACCCTGCCCATCCGCCGCCTGGGGCTCAGACCCGGGGAGTACCGGGACATCGCCGTCGCCTGGATCGACATCCCCTCCCTGCGGATCCGCCGGGTCCGGCAGCGCTACACGCGCCACCCCCCGGAGAACGGCCTGGAGCACTACACCTACCGCGACCCCCACCACGGCGAGTACCACCTGTCCGTCGACGGCGACGGGGTCGTCGTCGACTACGAGCGCTTCGCCCGCCGACTGCGCCCCGAGGAGTGA
- the nadE gene encoding ammonia-dependent NAD(+) synthetase, translating to MTETSLSRARREIIRDLEVAADFDARAEIERRVAFLAERLTTTGSAALVLGISGGVDSLTAGRLCRLAVDRAVAAGHAAEYIAMRLPYGVQKDEEDAARSVEFSAPDRCLTVDVKPATDAMAASVTESGMAYAGPAAEDFVIGNVKARQRMIAQYAVAGGLGGLVVGTDHAAEAVTGFFTKYGDGGVDIVPLTGLTKRRVRALAAELGAPEDLVHKVPTADLETLAPQKPDEEALGLTYDRIDDFLEGLPVPEHVETTLVDRYRVTAHKRAVPTAPELG from the coding sequence GTGACCGAGACCAGCCTGAGCCGGGCCCGACGCGAGATCATCCGCGACCTGGAGGTCGCCGCCGACTTCGACGCGCGCGCGGAGATCGAGCGCCGCGTCGCCTTCCTCGCCGAACGGCTGACCACGACGGGTTCCGCGGCCCTGGTCCTGGGCATCAGCGGCGGCGTGGACTCCCTCACCGCCGGACGCCTCTGCCGCCTGGCCGTGGACCGCGCGGTCGCAGCCGGGCACGCCGCCGAGTACATCGCCATGCGCCTGCCCTACGGCGTCCAGAAGGACGAGGAGGACGCCGCGCGCTCCGTCGAGTTCTCCGCGCCCGACCGCTGCCTCACCGTGGACGTCAAACCCGCCACCGACGCCATGGCGGCCTCCGTCACCGAGTCCGGGATGGCCTACGCCGGACCCGCCGCCGAGGACTTCGTCATCGGCAACGTCAAGGCCCGCCAGCGCATGATCGCCCAGTACGCGGTCGCCGGGGGCCTGGGCGGACTGGTGGTCGGCACCGACCACGCGGCCGAGGCCGTCACCGGCTTCTTCACCAAGTACGGCGACGGTGGCGTGGACATCGTGCCGCTCACCGGCCTGACCAAGCGCCGCGTGCGTGCTCTCGCCGCCGAACTCGGCGCCCCGGAGGACCTGGTGCACAAGGTGCCCACGGCCGACCTGGAGACGCTGGCCCCGCAGAAGCCGGACGAGGAGGCGCTCGGTCTGACCTACGATCGGATCGACGACTTCCTGGAGGGCCTGCCCGTGCCCGAGCACGTCGAGACCACCCTGGTCGACCGCTACCGCGTCACCGCGCACAAGCGCGCGGTCCCCACCGCGCCCGAACTCGGCTGA
- a CDS encoding acyltransferase codes for MTVTVESAPEGGPPPPPTAQLVRIPEQGRPHAGRDRFLDVIRLLVMGLVVAQHWWLPTLVGDADGLSVGSVLSHDGGYLLTWAVQVMPLIFFVGGAANLISWHSASGRGTAASTWIARRLRRLAWPVVPLAVLWIVTSHVMVLGGVPETTMAAGSGAAGMVLWFLAVYVLVVVCTPVLSAAQERFGWRVPAVLFTGAAVVDVLRFGTGTDAFGFANIAFVWLGVHQLGFLYGHGAIRRRHAVLMAVGGAAAAVALAIVGPYSPNMTGVFALESSNVSPPTLVLAAVGTAQVGVAVLLRDRINAWAARPGTARLLDWVCPQLMTVYLWHMVPLSVVAGVLVFGLGMDTPEPMTGLWALWGVVGTVTLVALVVPLARYAVRLEEPPAVLSGVPGTVRALTAAALVGGGLLVLTVSGLGVGTVPLLGLLAVVAGLVLTRAARPRWIR; via the coding sequence ATGACCGTGACCGTCGAGTCGGCACCCGAGGGCGGGCCGCCACCACCGCCCACCGCCCAGCTCGTCCGGATCCCGGAGCAGGGGCGCCCGCACGCCGGGCGGGACCGCTTCCTGGACGTCATCCGACTCCTGGTCATGGGGCTGGTCGTGGCGCAGCACTGGTGGCTGCCGACACTGGTCGGCGACGCGGACGGGCTCTCGGTCGGCAGCGTCCTCTCCCACGACGGCGGGTACCTGCTGACGTGGGCCGTCCAGGTCATGCCGCTGATCTTCTTCGTCGGCGGAGCCGCCAACCTCATCAGCTGGCACTCGGCCTCCGGGCGGGGAACCGCGGCGTCCACGTGGATCGCCCGTCGCCTGCGGCGGCTGGCCTGGCCGGTCGTCCCGCTCGCGGTCCTGTGGATCGTCACCAGCCACGTGATGGTGCTCGGCGGCGTCCCGGAGACGACGATGGCGGCGGGCTCGGGTGCGGCCGGCATGGTGCTGTGGTTCCTCGCGGTGTACGTGCTCGTGGTGGTGTGCACACCCGTGCTGTCCGCCGCGCAGGAGCGCTTCGGCTGGCGTGTCCCGGCGGTCCTGTTCACGGGGGCGGCGGTCGTGGACGTGCTCCGCTTCGGGACCGGCACGGACGCGTTCGGCTTCGCCAACATCGCGTTCGTGTGGCTTGGAGTCCACCAGCTCGGCTTCCTCTACGGCCACGGCGCGATCCGCCGCCGCCACGCCGTGCTGATGGCGGTCGGCGGCGCGGCGGCCGCGGTGGCCCTGGCGATCGTGGGCCCGTACTCGCCGAACATGACCGGCGTGTTCGCCCTGGAGTCCTCCAACGTCTCGCCTCCGACGCTGGTGCTCGCCGCCGTGGGCACAGCGCAGGTCGGTGTCGCCGTCCTGCTGCGGGACCGGATCAACGCCTGGGCTGCCCGTCCCGGTACCGCCCGGCTGCTGGACTGGGTGTGCCCGCAGCTGATGACCGTCTACCTCTGGCACATGGTGCCCCTGAGCGTGGTCGCCGGTGTGCTGGTGTTCGGCTTGGGGATGGACACTCCGGAGCCGATGACCGGGCTGTGGGCCCTGTGGGGCGTGGTGGGGACGGTGACCCTGGTGGCGCTCGTCGTGCCGCTGGCCCGCTACGCGGTCCGGCTGGAGGAGCCCCCCGCCGTGCTGTCCGGAGTCCCCGGAACGGTCCGCGCGCTCACCGCCGCCGCACTGGTGGGCGGGGGCCTGCTGGTCCTGACGGTGTCCGGCCTGGGCGTGGGCACGGTGCCCCTGCTCGGCCTGCTCGCCGTCGTGGCCGGCCTGGTCCTGACCCGCGCAGCGCGCCCGCGCTGGATCCGCTGA
- a CDS encoding alpha/beta fold hydrolase translates to MDPTLIRCERRGVGRPLIMLHGLGDRRQCWRSVSADLLREYEIVCVDLPGFGSSPAPATGEPYDVHSLTTAVQEFCALHGFERPHVAGNSLGGAIALELGVRGVTGSVTVFSPIGFSDPLARLGMRAAGGAAHLVGRVPLRVKERLADTGPARALARAVLRGNPASPEAKATRFAVRGLEPGSPFLRMVPRVAAYSFEARPIECPVTIAWGDRDRTLLPSSAVAAHLRVPHARMVSLIGCGHIPMVDDPASVAAQIRWTCRAADRRVLPGPPLVPAPSPATTPDGRLRRSPLRFGPRPGR, encoded by the coding sequence ATGGATCCGACACTCATCAGATGTGAGCGCCGGGGCGTCGGACGCCCCCTGATCATGCTCCACGGCCTCGGTGACCGGCGTCAGTGCTGGCGCTCGGTGTCGGCCGACCTCCTGCGGGAGTACGAGATCGTGTGCGTGGACCTGCCGGGTTTCGGGTCCAGTCCGGCTCCCGCCACGGGCGAGCCCTACGACGTCCACTCCCTGACCACGGCCGTCCAGGAGTTCTGCGCCCTGCACGGGTTCGAGCGGCCACACGTGGCGGGCAACTCGCTCGGCGGGGCGATCGCACTCGAACTCGGGGTGCGCGGCGTCACCGGGTCGGTGACGGTGTTCTCACCGATCGGCTTCTCCGACCCGCTGGCCCGCCTCGGGATGCGCGCCGCCGGCGGCGCCGCCCACCTGGTCGGCCGCGTGCCCCTGCGGGTCAAGGAGCGGCTGGCCGACACCGGTCCGGCCCGGGCCCTGGCCCGTGCCGTCCTGCGCGGCAACCCCGCCTCACCCGAGGCCAAGGCGACGCGCTTCGCCGTGCGCGGACTGGAACCCGGGTCGCCCTTCCTCCGGATGGTGCCCAGGGTGGCCGCGTACTCCTTCGAGGCACGGCCGATCGAGTGCCCGGTCACGATCGCCTGGGGCGACCGCGACCGCACGCTGCTGCCGTCCAGCGCGGTCGCCGCGCACCTGCGGGTGCCGCACGCGCGGATGGTGTCGCTGATCGGCTGCGGCCACATCCCGATGGTCGACGATCCGGCCTCCGTCGCGGCCCAGATCCGCTGGACCTGCCGTGCCGCCGACCGTCGTGTCCTGCCTGGGCCGCCGCTCGTACCCGCGCCGTCGCCCGCCACCACCCCCGACGGACGCCTTCGGCGCAGTCCTCTCCGCTTCGGCCCGCGCCCGGGGCGCTAG